Within Actinoplanes sp. L3-i22, the genomic segment TCGCGTCGGCCAGGGTCTGCTGCTCCCGGATGATCGACTCGACCGTCATGCTGCCGATGATGCTGCGCAGGTGGCCGGAGAAGATCCGGCCGACCAGCGTGGACATCTGCCCCTGGTCGCCCTGGAACCGGCGGGCGGCCGCGGCGATCGACTCGTGGTCGTCGCCGACCTTGAACGCGATCACCGCCTGCACGGACAGCGTCAGGCCCTGCTGGGTGTAGCAGTCCTCGACGACCTCGGCCTCCTGCATGGCCAGGGTGAGCCTGGTCGCCTTGGAGAAGATGGGCACGACGAAGACGCCGTGCCCGGTGACGATCTTGAACGGCAACGCGTCCGCACCCCGCTGCTTGCGACCACTGATCAGCAGCGCTTCGTTGGGGGCGGGCACCCGATAACCGAACATGTTCCTACAGCCCTTCTTCGGTGGGCCATGGCTCGACGTCGATCTGGCGCGATCCACGGTTGTGGATGACGAGGACCTCGGCCCCCGCGGGGACCGGCTCGGGGGCGTACGCCAGGTAGTAGTGGGCCATGCCCGCGACCAGCAGCCGTACCTCTCCCGCGCGCTCGCCGCCACGGATCGGAATGATCACCATTCCGATCCGGCCGACCAGTGTCTCCCTCGTCACGACTGCATTGTGCTCCCGCCACACGAGCCCCTGCTGCCCCGGCTTCCGGGGAAGCGTCACCGGCCGGGCAAACCCGCGCCCGGGCTGATCGAATTCGGGCAGGAAGACCGGCTAGGACCCGGCCTCGACCGGGCCGCCACCGAAGCCGATCTCATTGCCGTCCGGATCAAAAAAGATCGCTTTGCGTACGCCGTTGCCATACGTCTCGCGCTCGGCCGGTTCCAGGCCCCGCACCGCGATGTCGGCCAGGCGCGAGTCGAAATCCTCGCAGAACAGCGTCTGCAGGCCGTGCCCGGCGTCCTTGGGGCGCAGCTCGACGTAGACGTACCGGTGCTGGGCGATCTCCCAGACCGCCTCCCGGTCGTTGGGCAGGAACGCGGGCTCGGCGCCGAACAACTGCTCGTACCACGCGACGGCCCGGACGTAGTCGCTGACCGGTATCCCGGCGAACAGTTCCACGGTCATCGGGTCAGCCTCCGGCCTTCGCGACGCTGGCGTCCATGCTTCTCACCCTATCGGTTCGGTGTGGACGGTGAGCGAGTTCAGCGCCTCGGTCCAGACCTCGTCGCCGTACGGGGGAACGAATTTGATCTCGACCGCGACCACGAAGCGGTGATGACCCGGCCAGCCGTAGGCGTAGCGCCAGCGGACCCCGCCCGGGCACCGCCACTCGCCCTGCACCCCGGTCAGGCCGAGCCGGTCGAGGCGGAACGGGCTGGTCCCGGCGGCGGTGCAGCCGGTCGGGCCGAAGTAGTCGCGCATGTACTCCGGGGTGAATCGTCCCTCCTTGACGACCCGGGCCGAGGCGCCGGCGAACAGACCGGGGACGGCGGCGTCGGTGAACCAGTCGCTGACGTTCGGCGAGGCGTTCATGCCCGGGCCGACGTCGACCTTGTTGTAGAACGGGGCCTGACCGGGGTGCCAGCCGTTGCCCCAGTGCTGGCCCCAGGCGGCCGGGACGTGCACCGACAGGCTCCTGGTGTCGTCGAGGAAGTCGACGTAGTCGACCTTCGGCGCCGCCCCGGCCGCCGGCGCGTCCGCTGTCCGATCCCGGTGCAGCACCGCCAGCAGCCCGGCCACGAGCAGGGCGACGAGCACCAGGCCGAGCACCGGCGCCAGCAGCCGGTGCCGCGGGCGGTCGGCGGCGACCGCGGTGTCCAGGCCGTCGAGCCACGCGGCCGCCGAGGCCGGGCGCGCGGACGGCGCCGGGGAGAGCCCGGAGAGGATCGCCCGCCGGACCCCCGGGCGGACCGACGTCTCGTCGTCCAGCTCCCCGGCCGACGGCGGGCGCCCGATCAGCATCCGGGCCAGCAGGGCGCTGCACGCGTAGACGTCGGCGCGCTCGTCGACCGCGGCCGCCGCGTCGGACTGCTCGGGCGCCATGTAGCCCGGCGTGCCGACCGGCAGGCTCAGCCCGGTGGCCCGCGCGCTCAGGTCCTTGGCCAGCCCGAAGTCGCCGAGGACCAGGCGCTCGTCGGCGGCGAGCAGCGGCGCCGCGTGCACCGGGGCGGCGCCCGCGTCGCCGGCCGGGTCCGCGAAGATCAGCAGGTTGGCGGGCTTGACGTCGCGGTGCACCACGCCGGCCTCGTGCACCCGGCGCAGCGCCAGCGCCACCTCCCGGGCCACCGCGAACGCCGCCCCGGCCGGCACCGGACGGCCGGCCGCGAGCCGGTCCTCCAGGGTGCCGCGATCCGCGTACGGCATCACGAAGTACGGCCGCCCGTCCGGCACCTGCCCGATGTCGTGCACGCCGACCAGCCGGCGCCCGCCGATCCGGCGCAGCAGGCGGGCCTCGTTCAGGAAGCGCTCGCGGATGTCCGGGTCGAGCGCCCACCGCTCGGCGAGCACCTTGATCGCCACGGGGGACTCGAGATCGTCGTCGACGGCGAGGAACACGTCGGCGAACGCGCCGTTGCCCAGCCGGCGCATGATCCGATAACGGCCGATGAATTCGATCTCCACGCTCCCCCGTCGCCATTTGAATACCGCCGGTTATACCATTTCCGGATGCCGCACGACGATCTCCAGGAACTGGCGGAACGGGCCGCCGCCGGGTCCCGCCGGGATCTTCAGGAATTGCTGCACGAGATTCATGTTCGACGGCTCGCACACGGCGGGGCCCGGCGGGTGCTGGCCGACGCGGCGGACGTCGACGACGCCGCCCAGGAGACCCTGATCGCGGTGGCGCGCGGGATTCACACCTTCGAGGGACGGTCCCGTTTCTCCAGCTGGCTGCACCGGGTCGCGGTCAACGCGGCGCTCGAGGTGCTGCGCCGCAAGACCCGGGCCGGCGTGCCGGCCGACGAGGTGCCGGAGACCGGGGCGCTGCGCCGGATGAGTTCGGTGGCGGCCACCCGGATGGACGTGGAAAATGCGCTGAACCGATTGCCCGAGCAATATCGGGAGGCATTGCGACTGCGCGAGTTCGAGCAACGGTCGTACGAGGAAATTGCTGATCTTCTGCATCTCCCGGTCGGCACCGTGCGCTCCCGGATTTCCCGCGCCCGTCGCCTGATCGGGGTTTATCTGAATCTGACGCCCGGTTTGCCGGAGTAAGCGATTACTGAGAGCGCACGGTTGCGTGCGCAATGTAACGGGAACATCACGGGCCCCTGCCGCCGGCATGGAAGGAGCTCTGGTGTCGGTCAGCTGGCCCTGGGCCCTGTAC encodes:
- a CDS encoding VOC family protein; translated protein: MTVELFAGIPVSDYVRAVAWYEQLFGAEPAFLPNDREAVWEIAQHRYVYVELRPKDAGHGLQTLFCEDFDSRLADIAVRGLEPAERETYGNGVRKAIFFDPDGNEIGFGGGPVEAGS
- a CDS encoding RNA polymerase sigma factor encodes the protein MPHDDLQELAERAAAGSRRDLQELLHEIHVRRLAHGGARRVLADAADVDDAAQETLIAVARGIHTFEGRSRFSSWLHRVAVNAALEVLRRKTRAGVPADEVPETGALRRMSSVAATRMDVENALNRLPEQYREALRLREFEQRSYEEIADLLHLPVGTVRSRISRARRLIGVYLNLTPGLPE
- a CDS encoding serine/threonine-protein kinase, yielding MEIEFIGRYRIMRRLGNGAFADVFLAVDDDLESPVAIKVLAERWALDPDIRERFLNEARLLRRIGGRRLVGVHDIGQVPDGRPYFVMPYADRGTLEDRLAAGRPVPAGAAFAVAREVALALRRVHEAGVVHRDVKPANLLIFADPAGDAGAAPVHAAPLLAADERLVLGDFGLAKDLSARATGLSLPVGTPGYMAPEQSDAAAAVDERADVYACSALLARMLIGRPPSAGELDDETSVRPGVRRAILSGLSPAPSARPASAAAWLDGLDTAVAADRPRHRLLAPVLGLVLVALLVAGLLAVLHRDRTADAPAAGAAPKVDYVDFLDDTRSLSVHVPAAWGQHWGNGWHPGQAPFYNKVDVGPGMNASPNVSDWFTDAAVPGLFAGASARVVKEGRFTPEYMRDYFGPTGCTAAGTSPFRLDRLGLTGVQGEWRCPGGVRWRYAYGWPGHHRFVVAVEIKFVPPYGDEVWTEALNSLTVHTEPIG